A window of the Blastocatellia bacterium genome harbors these coding sequences:
- a CDS encoding LLM class flavin-dependent oxidoreductase, with product MRFGIVLNTQDPPRGDDIARIYDEAFREAEAAEQAGFELAVVGEHHHSLDGCLPSALTFCAALAARTSRMVVASDVMQLPMWHPLHVAEMGAVVDNISHGRFALGVGLGQRDRSAFGIPREGIVRRFEESVQIIRQAWANESFSYGGEYFTLDNVRISPRPVQRGGPPIWIGALSKPGLLRAGRLGDGWPTDNLQSLATIKEWANLYRQTAAEHSRKSEVLLARSAWIGDNRSDIAEQWWPRVRAFFQPYAKMGLFKDLMLAGGEADWTFERIGPDRLIAGTPDDVVGQIERYRTEIGCETLILLLRHPQGPSHQEVLKCIARFGQEIIPHFQS from the coding sequence ATGAGATTTGGCATTGTCCTAAACACACAAGACCCGCCGCGCGGAGACGATATTGCTCGCATCTATGATGAGGCATTTCGTGAAGCAGAGGCGGCCGAGCAAGCTGGGTTCGAGTTAGCTGTGGTGGGCGAGCATCATCACAGTCTGGATGGCTGTTTACCGTCGGCGCTCACATTTTGCGCTGCTCTTGCTGCACGCACAAGCCGAATGGTTGTGGCTTCTGATGTGATGCAACTTCCCATGTGGCATCCCCTGCACGTGGCAGAGATGGGCGCAGTCGTTGACAATATTTCACATGGGCGATTCGCACTCGGCGTCGGCCTGGGACAGAGAGACCGATCAGCATTTGGCATTCCCAGAGAGGGCATTGTCAGGCGATTTGAAGAGAGTGTCCAGATCATTCGACAGGCATGGGCGAACGAATCGTTTTCCTATGGCGGGGAGTATTTCACGCTCGATAATGTGCGCATTTCGCCACGGCCCGTTCAACGCGGAGGGCCGCCAATCTGGATCGGCGCACTCTCCAAACCCGGCCTGTTGCGTGCGGGGCGCCTCGGTGACGGTTGGCCGACAGATAATTTGCAGAGTCTCGCCACTATCAAGGAGTGGGCTAACCTCTATCGGCAGACGGCCGCCGAGCACAGCAGGAAATCGGAAGTGCTACTGGCACGCAGCGCGTGGATAGGTGACAACCGTAGCGACATTGCTGAACAGTGGTGGCCTCGTGTCAGAGCCTTCTTCCAGCCTTATGCCAAGATGGGATTGTTCAAGGATCTTATGTTGGCAGGAGGTGAAGCAGATTGGACGTTTGAGAGAATTGGGCCTGACCGATTGATTGCTGGTACACCCGATGACGTGGTTGGGCAGATCGAGCGCTATCGCACGGAGATTGGCTGCGAGACGTTAATCCTCTTGCTACGACATCCGCAAGGACCGAGTCATCAAGAGGTACTCAAATGTATCGCGCGATTTGGCCAAGAGATCATTCCTCATTTTCAGTCATGA
- a CDS encoding helix-hairpin-helix domain-containing protein gives MVASKVAILVLISLLFVGIALGVIESDRRAVIQHAVGQKPDWSVFLPEGDGRTEVVMSCSGCHDFRQIATQRKTSLSWSQTVQNMVTMYGAPVDPQDVPLLVGYLARHFGEENPIDRLPLNINTASVEALARVPGISSQMAHAIVEARQSKRRFTSVEQLARLAGFDKTLLEQVKPYLVADK, from the coding sequence ATGGTTGCCTCAAAAGTAGCGATACTGGTTCTTATCTCATTGTTGTTTGTGGGGATTGCACTTGGTGTCATTGAGTCGGATAGACGTGCGGTGATCCAACACGCTGTCGGTCAGAAGCCTGACTGGAGCGTATTCCTACCGGAAGGTGATGGCCGAACCGAGGTTGTCATGTCATGTTCGGGCTGTCATGATTTCCGACAGATTGCGACCCAGAGGAAAACGAGCTTGAGTTGGAGCCAAACGGTTCAGAACATGGTGACGATGTATGGTGCGCCAGTTGATCCGCAGGATGTGCCACTGCTGGTTGGCTATCTTGCCCGCCATTTTGGCGAAGAAAATCCTATTGACCGATTGCCGCTCAATATCAACACAGCTTCGGTCGAGGCTTTGGCTCGTGTGCCGGGCATTAGCTCCCAGATGGCCCATGCCATTGTTGAGGCTCGTCAATCCAAGCGACGTTTTACGTCGGTCGAGCAACTAGCGCGACTGGCCGGTTTTGATAAGACCTTGCTAGAACAGGTCAAGCCTTACTTGGTCGCGGACAAATGA
- a CDS encoding MFS transporter — translation MPGMETGGHIIGVQVSSRCDRIYYGWVVVLVCVIILAPISIVLDGFSLLYVSVLEEFKWNRADTATAMTIHMVLSGLASPFAGGLMDRYGPRIIMPLGAALTAIGFVWMSQCSAIWHFYVAFGVLAAVGSSMLYFTPLTSLVSKWFERHRGTAIGLVGVGQSIGQVLLPVLQFTIDRVGWRWAYFALGLIILLMPTTLALLLLHSRPEDIGLSVKDERLPWPWREKSASDVVQKKSAIGGIWSQTRRREVVVLDQTWASTEWTVATAVKTSRFWLMMSVLASYAMGLFLTSVQLVAYLVDHGYGTVMAASVMSVQGLINMLGRVWGGILSDRIGREVTLTLAVTAYLVSLVLLSLCSLFVNPVLVYSYAVAFGLAGGMCLPSLMASVADLFEGKHFGSILGIIMLGGWTVGGVGGWLSGLFFDITQGYKLSFVMAALAMVTSVWLIWRTAPRQIRVVKTVEVG, via the coding sequence ATGCCGGGAATGGAGACAGGTGGCCATATAATCGGTGTTCAGGTATCCTCTCGGTGTGATCGCATCTACTACGGCTGGGTTGTGGTGCTAGTGTGTGTCATCATCCTAGCGCCGATTTCCATTGTGCTTGATGGCTTTTCACTCTTGTATGTATCAGTGCTGGAGGAATTCAAGTGGAACCGTGCGGATACGGCAACCGCAATGACGATCCACATGGTGCTGAGCGGCCTTGCGTCGCCGTTTGCTGGTGGATTAATGGACCGATACGGCCCACGAATCATCATGCCACTGGGTGCGGCGTTGACGGCAATTGGTTTTGTTTGGATGAGCCAATGCAGCGCCATCTGGCATTTCTATGTTGCCTTCGGCGTGCTTGCAGCCGTTGGCAGCTCAATGCTGTACTTCACCCCACTGACCTCACTTGTGTCAAAATGGTTTGAGCGGCATCGTGGTACAGCCATTGGCCTCGTCGGTGTCGGACAAAGCATCGGACAGGTCCTGTTGCCGGTACTTCAATTCACGATTGATCGGGTTGGCTGGCGCTGGGCCTATTTCGCGCTCGGCCTGATTATATTACTTATGCCTACGACGTTGGCATTGCTATTGCTTCACTCTCGACCAGAGGACATCGGGTTGTCAGTCAAGGATGAACGTCTTCCATGGCCCTGGCGGGAAAAGTCAGCGTCCGACGTCGTTCAGAAGAAATCAGCCATCGGAGGAATATGGAGTCAGACGCGCAGACGTGAGGTGGTCGTTCTTGATCAGACATGGGCATCCACTGAGTGGACGGTTGCGACAGCCGTGAAGACCTCTCGGTTCTGGCTTATGATGAGTGTGTTGGCTTCCTATGCGATGGGACTTTTCTTGACATCGGTGCAGTTGGTTGCCTATCTGGTTGATCACGGCTACGGAACGGTGATGGCTGCCTCCGTCATGAGTGTGCAAGGGCTGATCAACATGCTGGGCCGAGTTTGGGGCGGCATCTTATCTGATCGCATCGGGCGAGAGGTGACGCTAACACTCGCTGTCACCGCCTATTTGGTCAGCCTGGTATTGTTGAGCCTCTGCAGCTTGTTTGTGAACCCCGTTCTGGTATACAGCTACGCTGTGGCATTTGGGTTGGCTGGAGGCATGTGCTTGCCGTCGTTAATGGCATCGGTTGCCGATTTATTTGAAGGTAAACATTTCGGTTCCATTCTTGGCATCATCATGCTCGGTGGATGGACCGTTGGCGGCGTGGGTGGTTGGTTGAGCGGATTGTTTTTTGACATCACGCAGGGATATAAGTTGAGTTTCGTGATGGCCGCTCTGGCAATGGTAACGTCGGTGTGGTTGATTTGGCGAACTGCGCCCCGTCAGATTCGCGTCGTCAAGACGGTTGAGGTGGGGTGA
- a CDS encoding MFS transporter, whose product MTAQTSQPSGRFYYGWVIVLVCLVVMTLAAPLLASFSIFYVALLNDLKWSRADTALALAIFMVVTGLAGPVSGWLFDRYKPKWVMSIGTVSTAVALLWLSQIEAQWEFYLAYGVLASAGSALIHIVPLTAIVSKWFIRHRGLAIGIVTAGQGVGQVCMPILQYAIDHIGWRQTYLLIGALLLFVPTTLIVLFLERRPEDRGLTLVDERLPWHNAHPGDAIASHTRTARKREVIVVDPDWAGIDWTVAKAVQTSRFWTLTILMALFATGFMMMAVQLAAYLTDKGYSSILAASVIGLQGLINIFGRFLGGLMSDHIGREKTLTLSVASSVICLVLLYICGLLVSPFLVYVFSIFYGVGSGMTLPVLMAAAGDIFQGRNLGSIIGVLMIGGFAGGALGVWGGGYLYDVTKSYEAMFIVAGAVMIASGVLIWKARPSQVRIVRTVLVGS is encoded by the coding sequence ATGACTGCACAGACCTCGCAGCCCTCTGGCCGATTCTATTATGGTTGGGTCATTGTATTGGTCTGTCTCGTGGTCATGACACTAGCAGCTCCGTTGCTAGCCTCGTTCTCCATCTTCTACGTGGCTTTGTTAAATGACCTCAAGTGGAGCCGTGCTGACACTGCGCTGGCGCTAGCTATTTTTATGGTGGTAACTGGCTTAGCCGGACCGGTTTCCGGCTGGCTGTTTGATCGGTACAAACCCAAGTGGGTTATGTCCATCGGTACGGTCAGTACAGCGGTCGCCTTGCTCTGGTTGAGTCAGATAGAAGCGCAATGGGAATTTTATCTGGCCTACGGCGTATTGGCTTCTGCCGGCTCTGCATTGATCCATATCGTTCCGCTCACGGCCATCGTGTCGAAGTGGTTTATCCGCCATCGAGGCTTAGCCATTGGCATTGTGACAGCCGGTCAAGGCGTTGGGCAAGTCTGCATGCCAATCTTACAGTATGCTATTGATCACATTGGCTGGCGGCAAACCTATCTGCTCATTGGCGCGCTGTTGCTGTTCGTTCCTACGACATTGATTGTGTTGTTTCTGGAGCGCAGGCCTGAGGATCGAGGACTCACGCTGGTTGACGAGCGGTTGCCGTGGCACAACGCTCATCCAGGTGATGCCATAGCTTCCCATACCAGAACAGCACGCAAGCGTGAAGTGATTGTTGTTGATCCAGATTGGGCCGGCATAGATTGGACGGTTGCGAAGGCGGTTCAAACGAGCCGGTTTTGGACATTGACGATCTTGATGGCTCTGTTTGCCACTGGTTTTATGATGATGGCTGTGCAGTTAGCCGCCTATTTAACCGACAAGGGATATAGTTCGATTTTGGCGGCCTCGGTGATTGGATTGCAGGGATTGATTAACATTTTCGGCCGGTTCTTGGGCGGATTGATGTCGGATCATATCGGGCGCGAGAAAACGCTCACATTGAGTGTTGCCTCATCGGTTATTTGCCTCGTGTTGTTGTATATTTGTGGCCTACTCGTCAGCCCGTTTCTCGTCTACGTATTTTCGATCTTCTACGGTGTTGGATCAGGAATGACGTTGCCGGTGCTCATGGCTGCCGCCGGCGATATTTTTCAGGGTAGAAATCTAGGCTCGATCATTGGCGTTTTGATGATCGGTGGATTTGCTGGCGGGGCACTTGGTGTATGGGGTGGTGGATACCTGTATGATGTGACAAAGTCTTATGAGGCTATGTTCATCGTTGCTGGAGCGGTGATGATTGCCTCAGGCGTCTTGATCTGGAAAGCACGGCCCAGCCAAGTCCGGATTGTTCGGACTGTTTTGGTCGGTTCATAG
- a CDS encoding MFS transporter produces MQVAGEAVQSAGGVYYGWIVVAVCFIVLALNAPLLASFAMFYVPVLNEFQWTRGSTAVAMAIHLIVSGLAGPGAGALIDRYQARRVMPIGALVMGGALLWLSQASALWHFYVAFGVVAALGSALIHITPLTRIVSNWFMIHRGTAIGLLSAGSGAGQLVLLPLLQYLINEIGWRNSYIVLGSLILVVPTVLIIGFLHNSPEDRGLSAEAEMQPRRKRQPVSIVVEEEGQVIGRKRGFIRKNEVVILDQEWVETDWTVFKAIKTFRFWALTLMMAMFAAGFFIISVQLVAYLTDAGYSSMLAASIMGFQGFINMGGKFFGGVLCDRIGREKTLTLSIIMFVTCVIVLALSGTLISAVLVYVFAIFYGLGYGMALPALITSSSDLFDGKHFGAILGVILLGGFLGGAVGTWLGGYLYDRTGTYQMNFLVAALTMVISAMLVWKARPSRVRLVRSVQGDSMSL; encoded by the coding sequence TTGCAAGTTGCTGGCGAAGCCGTTCAATCAGCCGGCGGAGTATACTACGGCTGGATCGTCGTTGCAGTGTGTTTTATTGTGCTAGCTCTCAACGCTCCATTGCTAGCCTCATTCGCAATGTTTTATGTTCCGGTGTTGAACGAATTCCAGTGGACTCGCGGTAGCACGGCCGTTGCGATGGCCATCCACCTGATCGTGAGTGGATTGGCCGGCCCTGGTGCTGGCGCGTTGATCGATCGCTATCAAGCGCGTCGGGTCATGCCGATAGGCGCCCTCGTCATGGGGGGTGCCCTGTTGTGGCTGAGTCAGGCGTCCGCTTTATGGCACTTTTATGTGGCGTTTGGCGTTGTCGCCGCTCTTGGCAGTGCACTGATTCACATTACACCATTAACCAGGATCGTCTCCAATTGGTTTATGATACACCGTGGCACAGCAATTGGCTTGCTCTCAGCCGGTTCAGGTGCGGGCCAGCTCGTGCTGCTGCCGTTGCTTCAATATCTAATCAACGAGATTGGTTGGCGAAATTCATATATCGTGCTTGGCTCGTTAATCCTCGTGGTGCCAACTGTCTTGATAATCGGTTTTCTACATAACTCTCCAGAAGACCGCGGCCTGTCGGCTGAGGCTGAGATGCAGCCCCGACGAAAGCGACAGCCTGTCAGCATCGTCGTTGAAGAGGAAGGGCAAGTAATTGGGCGCAAGCGCGGATTCATCCGCAAGAATGAAGTAGTCATTCTCGATCAAGAATGGGTTGAAACGGATTGGACGGTGTTCAAGGCGATCAAGACATTTCGCTTTTGGGCGCTAACGCTGATGATGGCGATGTTCGCTGCTGGTTTCTTCATTATTTCAGTTCAATTAGTTGCCTATCTCACCGATGCAGGATACAGCTCCATGTTGGCGGCCTCCATTATGGGATTTCAAGGTTTCATCAATATGGGCGGCAAATTCTTCGGTGGCGTGCTATGCGATCGGATTGGGCGGGAGAAAACGTTGACGTTGAGCATCATCATGTTCGTCACTTGCGTTATAGTGCTTGCCCTTAGTGGTACTCTCATCAGTGCGGTGTTGGTTTATGTGTTCGCTATCTTTTATGGATTGGGCTACGGCATGGCGTTACCTGCTCTGATTACGTCGTCATCCGACCTGTTTGACGGTAAGCATTTCGGCGCAATTTTGGGCGTCATTCTGCTCGGTGGATTCCTTGGTGGGGCGGTCGGTACATGGCTCGGGGGTTACCTGTACGACAGGACAGGTACCTATCAAATGAATTTCTTGGTAGCTGCGCTCACCATGGTTATCTCCGCAATGCTCGTTTGGAAGGCGCGGCCTAGCCGAGTCCGTTTGGTCAGAAGTGTTCAGGGTGATTCAATGTCGCTGTAG
- a CDS encoding amidohydrolase family protein: MSRSEQGFALVGGTIIDGCGGEPLQDGVVVVEGNRIVAVGPRHCVPINSEVQRVDATGKFILPGLIDIHVHYQGWMGELFLSHGVTTVKDMGNDVEWISSISADVNEGKVRGPRIYYVGNGLDAPPPFREHHVGLQSPEAAKKAVELLYERGAAAIKVREKITPGLLQAVCERAHELGIRVTGHIAHTDAYAAALAGIDGLEHATGVVDATAVRTRRSEPGLSDLQQFIDELKAFSLINLDRVDKLIELLVREDVALIPTMANWWRMAMERRKEFASEDAIYADNPALAYIPPMTREFLTHPLIFEVQNADDLAQVCSGFEKLLVVLQRHYHAGGKVLAGSDTIYSVPGVSLLRELIVLVDAGFTPMQTLLMATRDNAAFLGKADELGTIEPGKLADIVVVSADPLEKIDHIRQIDLVIKDGQIVDRSYHADYSIATPEPKLTRPLWLERQLASCIDSL; encoded by the coding sequence GTGTCCCGGTCTGAACAGGGCTTCGCTCTCGTCGGCGGAACGATTATTGACGGTTGTGGAGGCGAACCGCTGCAAGACGGTGTGGTTGTGGTTGAGGGGAATCGCATCGTGGCTGTCGGGCCTCGTCACTGTGTCCCCATCAACAGCGAGGTTCAGCGTGTTGATGCAACAGGCAAATTCATATTACCTGGATTGATTGACATTCACGTTCACTACCAGGGTTGGATGGGAGAGCTCTTTTTGTCTCACGGTGTGACAACCGTGAAAGACATGGGGAATGACGTTGAATGGATTTCGTCCATCAGCGCCGACGTGAATGAAGGAAAAGTTCGCGGCCCGCGCATCTATTATGTGGGCAATGGCCTGGATGCACCGCCCCCATTTCGAGAACACCATGTTGGATTGCAAAGCCCTGAGGCAGCCAAGAAAGCCGTAGAGCTTTTGTACGAGCGAGGTGCAGCAGCCATCAAGGTCCGTGAGAAAATCACCCCCGGGTTGTTACAAGCTGTGTGTGAACGCGCACACGAACTTGGCATTCGCGTTACTGGTCACATTGCCCATACGGATGCTTATGCTGCCGCACTGGCGGGTATTGACGGGCTTGAGCATGCTACTGGCGTGGTTGACGCAACGGCTGTGCGGACGCGACGCAGCGAACCGGGGTTGAGTGATCTCCAACAATTCATTGATGAGCTGAAAGCATTTTCGCTCATCAATCTTGACCGCGTTGACAAACTGATCGAGTTGCTAGTGAGAGAAGACGTGGCGTTGATTCCTACGATGGCAAATTGGTGGCGAATGGCGATGGAGCGGCGAAAGGAGTTTGCTTCTGAAGATGCCATCTATGCTGACAACCCAGCACTGGCTTATATTCCACCAATGACCCGTGAGTTTCTCACGCATCCATTGATCTTTGAGGTGCAGAACGCCGATGATCTCGCGCAAGTCTGTTCGGGCTTTGAGAAACTACTGGTCGTATTGCAGCGCCATTACCATGCTGGCGGAAAAGTGTTGGCCGGTTCTGATACGATCTACTCTGTCCCCGGCGTGAGTTTGCTGCGCGAGTTGATCGTGCTGGTTGATGCTGGATTTACGCCCATGCAGACACTGTTGATGGCGACACGGGACAACGCAGCCTTTCTTGGGAAAGCTGACGAACTTGGTACGATTGAACCGGGTAAGTTGGCTGATATTGTTGTTGTCAGTGCCGATCCGCTGGAGAAAATTGACCACATTCGGCAGATTGACCTGGTCATCAAGGATGGGCAGATTGTAGATCGAAGCTATCACGCTGACTATTCCATTGCAACGCCTGAACCAAAGCTCACACGTCCATTGTGGTTAGAAAGGCAGTTGGCCAGTTGTATTGATTCATTGTAA
- a CDS encoding alpha/beta hydrolase — MPDATPVGGVVVFLSDRQPTGGHDQLLSALCAAGLATLRVRLSDRTAEAVSSSIRFLSRKCGENSHRVAVLVETDAASAAVLGARTESCVRSFVLLSGRLNKKAVETLVEWRNNAVLCLVSSEDRNALRDMTTVYLESDRSNSDIRVFEGLGRGLAMIEAWSEQFPEREPLAQFIANWIRNELISVGRAREVSFLSEDGWRIFGNLLLPDPSAKKVPGIVLLHSGRSDRYVFANLERLLVRAGLAVLNIDWRGRGKSVNKGRYFDLSQEERANGWLDARAAINYLASQDVVDAQRIGLVGIVHGAEHAVRCSIGDSRVKALALLTGYVPISEAERKLLTGGHVHVMYVSCRGHRVVTKAMHELYEATTDKLARLLIYDGGAIGYQLFELHPQLEPTIVQWLKQGLG; from the coding sequence TTGCCTGACGCCACGCCTGTCGGCGGTGTGGTTGTGTTTTTGTCAGATCGTCAGCCAACGGGTGGACACGATCAATTGCTCTCAGCTCTGTGTGCTGCTGGATTGGCGACGCTGCGCGTTCGCCTGTCCGACCGCACGGCTGAAGCGGTGAGCTCTTCGATTCGTTTTCTCTCCAGGAAATGCGGCGAAAACAGTCATCGGGTGGCCGTGTTGGTAGAAACGGATGCAGCCAGCGCTGCCGTACTCGGCGCTCGCACCGAATCCTGCGTGCGGTCGTTTGTGTTGTTGTCAGGACGGTTGAACAAAAAAGCTGTGGAGACATTGGTCGAATGGCGAAATAATGCGGTTCTGTGTTTGGTCAGTAGCGAAGATAGGAACGCATTGCGAGACATGACGACTGTTTACCTCGAGTCAGACCGGTCGAATTCGGATATTCGGGTGTTTGAAGGGCTTGGTCGTGGCCTGGCAATGATTGAAGCGTGGTCTGAACAATTTCCTGAACGCGAACCACTCGCTCAGTTCATTGCTAATTGGATTCGTAACGAGCTCATTTCAGTCGGTCGCGCCCGCGAAGTGTCGTTTCTGTCGGAAGATGGTTGGAGGATTTTCGGCAATCTGCTACTGCCTGATCCTTCAGCAAAGAAGGTACCCGGCATAGTCCTGCTTCATTCTGGTCGCAGCGATCGGTATGTTTTCGCTAACTTGGAGCGGCTACTGGTCAGGGCCGGCCTTGCCGTGCTCAATATTGATTGGCGCGGCCGAGGCAAGAGCGTGAATAAGGGCCGCTATTTTGATCTATCTCAAGAGGAGCGCGCCAATGGTTGGTTGGATGCCAGAGCAGCGATCAACTATCTTGCCTCTCAGGACGTCGTTGACGCACAGCGCATTGGATTGGTCGGAATCGTTCACGGCGCCGAGCATGCCGTTCGTTGCTCCATTGGAGACTCACGCGTCAAGGCGTTGGCGCTGCTGACAGGCTACGTGCCAATCAGCGAGGCGGAGCGGAAGCTGCTGACAGGGGGGCACGTGCATGTGATGTACGTCTCATGCCGAGGCCATCGTGTCGTCACCAAAGCGATGCATGAATTGTATGAAGCGACAACGGACAAGTTGGCGCGGCTACTGATTTATGATGGCGGGGCGATTGGGTATCAACTCTTCGAACTGCACCCTCAATTAGAACCAACGATTGTCCAATGGCTCAAACAAGGATTGGGGTGA